Proteins encoded within one genomic window of Sphaerotilus montanus:
- a CDS encoding TetR/AcrR family transcriptional regulator: MPTARGGRIRQAREADILRAAAGVFAAEGFAGATMQDIAAAAGLPKASLHYYFRHKQALYRAVLADLLHDWLAPADALTADRHPHDALGHYITEKMRLTAERPEASRLFASEVLRGAPEIGDLLRTELRALVEDKVRVIDGWKARGWIASDVDATHLFFTVWAATQTYADFDAQVCAVLGVARLGPDDLQRATDHVLRTVLRGCGVTTPRHPRECEDPPQEIRSDA, encoded by the coding sequence ATGCCGACCGCGCGCGGCGGGCGCATCCGGCAGGCGCGCGAGGCCGACATCCTGCGCGCGGCGGCCGGTGTCTTCGCCGCGGAAGGGTTTGCCGGCGCGACGATGCAGGACATCGCGGCGGCGGCCGGTCTGCCCAAGGCGAGCCTGCACTACTACTTCCGCCACAAGCAGGCGCTGTACCGCGCGGTGCTGGCCGACCTGCTGCACGACTGGCTCGCCCCGGCCGACGCGCTCACCGCCGACCGCCACCCGCACGACGCGCTCGGCCACTACATCACCGAGAAGATGCGCCTCACCGCCGAGCGGCCCGAGGCGTCGCGGCTGTTCGCCAGCGAGGTGCTGCGCGGCGCGCCCGAGATCGGCGACCTGCTGCGCACCGAGCTGCGCGCGCTGGTCGAGGACAAGGTGCGCGTCATCGACGGCTGGAAGGCGCGCGGCTGGATCGCGTCGGACGTGGACGCGACGCACCTGTTCTTCACGGTCTGGGCCGCGACGCAGACGTATGCTGACTTCGACGCGCAGGTCTGCGCCGTGCTGGGCGTGGCGCGGCTCGGCCCCGACGACCTGCAGCGCGCCACCGACCATGTGCTGCGGACCGTGCTGCGCGGCTGCGGTGTCACCACGCCTCGTCATCCTCGCGAATGCGAGGATCCACCCCAGGAGATCCGCTCCGATGCTTGA
- a CDS encoding BRO-N domain-containing protein, with product MNIIPFIFDTLPVRAVLRDGEPWFVAADLAAVLDYSETAAMTRHLDDDEKGLSTVQTLGGPQEMTIISESGLYAAILKSRKPEARQFRRWVTGEVLPSIRKTGGYSMGDHARRVRDVFDVAGTAVKARGLRGPARDAAVRAVVQEIAPDLLHLVPEPAPKQTPDQPDPGELVAIVRDWLQQHGAALPELSEVRALVLTRPDGARPRVSDFRRTQPAEYVISPYTFAEVICNGLDARKVALALRDAGHLRHEADRCTITQRLPGEGGKVKVYAIKPEILH from the coding sequence GTGAACATCATCCCCTTCATCTTCGACACCCTGCCCGTGCGTGCCGTGCTGCGCGACGGTGAACCGTGGTTCGTGGCCGCCGATCTGGCGGCCGTGCTGGACTACAGCGAAACGGCCGCGATGACTCGCCACCTCGATGACGACGAAAAGGGGCTGTCAACTGTGCAGACCCTTGGCGGGCCGCAAGAGATGACCATCATCAGCGAATCCGGCCTGTACGCGGCGATCCTGAAAAGCCGCAAGCCTGAAGCCCGACAGTTCCGGCGCTGGGTCACGGGCGAGGTGCTGCCGTCGATCCGCAAGACTGGCGGTTACAGCATGGGCGACCATGCCCGGCGAGTGCGGGACGTGTTCGACGTGGCGGGCACGGCGGTGAAAGCGCGGGGCCTTCGAGGTCCGGCCCGTGACGCTGCCGTGCGGGCCGTGGTCCAAGAGATCGCGCCCGACCTGCTGCACCTGGTGCCCGAACCGGCCCCCAAGCAGACACCCGACCAGCCCGACCCGGGCGAGTTGGTGGCCATCGTGCGCGACTGGCTGCAGCAGCACGGCGCGGCGCTGCCCGAGCTGAGCGAGGTCCGGGCGCTGGTCCTGACCCGTCCGGATGGCGCACGGCCGCGGGTGTCCGACTTCCGACGCACCCAGCCGGCCGAATACGTCATCAGCCCGTACACGTTCGCGGAAGTCATCTGCAACGGACTGGACGCCCGCAAGGTGGCACTTGCACTGCGAGACGCTGGGCACCTGCGCCACGAGGCAGACCGCTGCACCATCACCCAGCGCCTGCCCGGGGAGGGTGGGAAGGTGAAGGTCTACGCGATCAAGCCCGAGATCCTGCACTGA
- a CDS encoding DUF1688 family protein — protein MAASTPTPDPWGGPGWHTPVPADHPATPLLSARAVRARSHAVLDHVAAGRSPHWRWEPSRLAATVAAVVETTRASYPDLRVPVHSRWRHFEAGGADRWAALADAAGLAGEAQRLERARVRIDLVIPSVLLDAGAGAAWHYDDAAHGQRLSRSEGLGVASFDWFARGGWSADAKAPLRTDAAALAAVTPDALAGAFQVGADNPLVGLDGRAALLRRLGEVMAATPAVFGVPARLGNMLDFLLMQAEGDRIDADVVLGTLLRALGPVWPGRLALEGVNLGDCWHHPATADGWMPFHKLTQWLTYSLLEPLADAGLSVTGLDALTGLPEYRNGGLLLDTGLLMPASGALPTVLLSVDDPAIVEWRAVTVAALDLIAEGVRATLGLSAEAFPLACVLEGGTWATGRRLAAARRPGGAPPLNIASDGTVF, from the coding sequence ATGGCGGCATCAACACCCACGCCAGATCCCTGGGGCGGCCCCGGCTGGCACACCCCTGTCCCGGCGGACCACCCGGCGACGCCGCTGCTGAGCGCGCGGGCGGTGCGTGCGCGCAGCCATGCGGTGCTGGACCACGTCGCGGCGGGGCGCTCGCCGCACTGGCGCTGGGAGCCGTCGCGGCTGGCGGCGACCGTCGCGGCGGTGGTCGAGACGACGCGGGCGAGTTACCCGGACCTGCGCGTGCCGGTTCACAGCCGGTGGCGCCATTTCGAGGCGGGTGGCGCGGATCGCTGGGCTGCCCTCGCCGACGCGGCCGGGCTGGCGGGCGAGGCGCAGCGCCTGGAGCGCGCCCGGGTACGCATCGACCTCGTGATCCCGAGCGTGCTGCTTGATGCCGGTGCTGGCGCAGCTTGGCATTACGACGATGCGGCGCATGGCCAGCGCCTGTCGCGCTCGGAAGGGCTGGGCGTGGCGAGCTTCGACTGGTTCGCGCGTGGGGGTTGGTCGGCGGATGCCAAGGCGCCGCTGCGCACCGACGCCGCCGCGCTCGCCGCGGTGACGCCCGACGCGCTGGCCGGTGCGTTCCAGGTGGGCGCCGACAACCCGCTGGTCGGGCTGGACGGTCGGGCTGCGCTGCTGCGGCGGCTCGGCGAAGTGATGGCTGCGACACCCGCGGTGTTCGGTGTGCCGGCGCGGCTGGGCAACATGCTCGATTTCCTGCTGATGCAGGCCGAAGGCGACCGGATCGACGCCGATGTGGTGCTCGGCACCTTGCTGCGCGCGCTGGGCCCGGTGTGGCCTGGGCGGCTGGCGCTGGAGGGCGTCAACCTCGGCGACTGCTGGCACCACCCGGCGACCGCCGATGGCTGGATGCCGTTCCACAAGCTGACGCAGTGGCTGACGTATTCGCTGCTGGAGCCGCTGGCCGACGCGGGCCTGAGCGTCACTGGGCTGGACGCGCTGACCGGCCTGCCCGAGTACCGCAACGGCGGGCTGTTGCTGGACACTGGCCTGCTGATGCCGGCGTCGGGGGCGTTGCCGACCGTGCTGCTGTCGGTGGATGATCCGGCCATCGTCGAGTGGCGGGCGGTGACGGTGGCGGCGCTGGACCTGATTGCGGAAGGGGTCCGGGCCACGCTGGGGCTGTCGGCCGAGGCGTTTCCGCTGGCGTGTGTGCTGGAAGGCGGCACCTGGGCGACCGGACGCCGACTCGCCGCCGCCCGCCGACCGGGGGGCGCGCCGCCGCTCAACATCGCCAGCGATGGCACCGTTTTTTGA
- a CDS encoding amidohydrolase family protein: MLDLILRHCTLPDGRRDHDIGVRDGRIVAVEPALAATAAEEVDAAGQLVTPPFVDAHFHMDSTLSYGLPRVNQSGTLLEGIALWGELKPTLTQDAIVERALAYCDWAVGKGLLAIRSHVDVCDPRLLAVEALLQVRERVKPYLDLQLVAFPQDGVLRSPGALALLKRALDLGVDVVGGIPHFERTMGEGAESVRLLCELAAERGLRVDMHCDETDDPLSRHIETLSFHTQRLGLQGRVAGSHLTSMHSMDNYYVSKLLPLIAEAGVAAIANPLINITLQGRHDTYPKRRGMTRVPELLAAGVPVAFGHDCVMDPWYSLGSGDMLEVAHMGLHVAQMTSQAAMRQCFDAVTTTPARILGLEGYGLDVGCRADLVLLQARDVVEALRLRAHRLLVLRAGRVVARSEPVVTRLDLPGRAATLRG; the protein is encoded by the coding sequence ATGCTTGACCTGATCCTGCGCCACTGCACCCTGCCGGACGGCCGGCGCGACCACGACATCGGCGTCCGCGACGGCCGCATCGTCGCCGTCGAACCCGCGCTCGCTGCCACCGCCGCCGAGGAAGTCGATGCCGCCGGCCAGCTCGTCACGCCGCCGTTCGTGGACGCGCATTTCCACATGGACTCGACGCTCAGCTACGGCCTGCCGCGCGTCAACCAGAGTGGCACGCTGCTGGAGGGCATCGCGCTGTGGGGCGAGCTGAAGCCGACGCTGACGCAGGACGCGATCGTCGAGCGGGCGCTGGCGTATTGCGACTGGGCGGTGGGCAAGGGGCTGCTGGCGATCCGCAGCCATGTGGACGTGTGCGATCCGCGCTTGCTGGCGGTCGAGGCGTTGCTGCAGGTGCGCGAGCGGGTGAAGCCGTACCTGGACCTGCAGCTCGTCGCCTTCCCGCAGGACGGCGTGCTGAGGTCGCCTGGTGCGCTGGCGCTGCTGAAGCGGGCGCTGGACCTGGGCGTGGACGTGGTCGGCGGCATCCCGCATTTCGAGCGGACGATGGGCGAGGGCGCGGAGTCGGTGCGCCTCCTGTGCGAACTGGCGGCCGAGCGCGGGCTGCGGGTGGACATGCACTGCGACGAGACGGACGACCCGCTGAGCCGGCACATCGAGACGCTGAGTTTCCACACGCAGCGGCTGGGTTTGCAGGGCCGGGTGGCGGGGTCGCACCTCACGTCCATGCACTCGATGGACAACTACTACGTCTCCAAGCTGCTGCCGCTGATCGCCGAGGCGGGGGTCGCGGCGATCGCCAATCCGCTGATCAACATCACGCTGCAGGGTCGCCACGACACGTACCCGAAGCGCCGCGGCATGACGCGGGTGCCAGAGCTGCTGGCCGCGGGCGTGCCGGTCGCGTTCGGGCACGACTGCGTGATGGACCCGTGGTACAGCCTGGGCAGCGGCGACATGCTGGAGGTTGCGCACATGGGCCTGCACGTCGCGCAGATGACCTCGCAGGCGGCGATGCGGCAGTGCTTCGACGCGGTGACGACGACGCCGGCGCGGATCCTCGGGCTGGAGGGCTACGGGCTGGACGTGGGGTGCCGGGCGGACCTGGTGCTGCTGCAGGCGCGGGATGTGGTCGAGGCGCTGCGGCTCAGGGCGCACCGGCTGCTGGTGCTGCGGGCGGGGCGGGTGGTGGCGCGCAGCGAGCCGGTGGTGACGCGGCTCGACCTGCCCGGCCGCGCCGCCACGCTGCGCGGCTGA
- a CDS encoding DUF927 domain-containing protein: MTRPEREITPALIDDALSFIPPDIPHDERVRVAFAVFDGLGTSGADAWKAWAGRRQGASATEDAATWRSVCKGGPVKVGTLFHIAKQYGFKLPKLAADGTTPRAGRPARTADELAAERAARERRDAEEAEALQAEHHEAAQRCRKLWDSASETPPPATGCPYLTRKGVQGHGLRYLRDGTALVPMRDTAGELWSLQRLLPADLVDRESGEVIGNKLYGPPPRKGGKDKVRSRKTGLFHLVGTIGEPAPGAALVILLGEGYATAATLHEATGHPVAVCFDGGNLRHIAQALRAQHPTALLLVCGDDDKPTEARGKGNPGRKAAAAAARAANAGPVRVCFPEPLPEGASDFNDLAAHAGLEAVAALIGTAVQAPAHADAAQPAADAGDTSASHPEGDPLPWCSEDPGPTGDDCPDPIPGDPGPAASASAGAKPRKPRGKASTGRSASAGDAGADDDTSAGKDWFRLDDDGVWYVPRDSEGNRKKPIWLAAPLHITAISRATDGNGWGFLSEFTDRDGRLKVWAIPAAALGGDGAEWFARLRDMGLRTSTTKGARALLAQYIDSREVRERITSTDRTGWHDGGVFVTPSTTVGPEGAGRLYVFQSESSVEDTLATGGDFDAWRDGVARRCAGNSRLSFVLSCAFAAPLSNALGVATGGFHLQGDSSLGKTTALLTAASVWGPHKFKKQWRQTDNALESVAAQHCDLPLILDEIGQADGRIVGECVYLLGNEMEKGRATRGGLTRKVRTWRLLFLSSGEKSLSDYMREAGRKINEGQEVRMPSITADAGAGLGMLEELHDLDNGRDFSDTLQKVTAAHYGHAGRKWLQHLADHMGDIEGAAGELVNQFETLAVPQYAHPQVWRVARRFALAAAAGELATRAGLTGWEAGEAIEGARRCFSDWLAGRGHSGSGEKVAAVLQVRGWLEKNGDALFTWMHRATDDHRPNTALRAGFKRWVDDKGEPIKRTTADDYCDARASDGSRTVDDEGLSLEYLVLPEQFRTEMCKGLRPDFVAQVLKDAGCLKHERDRLTNSARLPGIGKTKIFHILPSIFSVDVEALES, encoded by the coding sequence ATGACCCGCCCCGAACGCGAGATCACGCCGGCCCTGATCGATGACGCCCTGAGCTTCATCCCGCCCGACATCCCGCACGATGAGCGGGTGCGTGTCGCCTTCGCGGTCTTCGACGGGCTGGGCACGTCAGGCGCCGACGCCTGGAAGGCATGGGCAGGACGCCGGCAAGGCGCCAGCGCCACCGAGGACGCCGCGACCTGGCGCAGCGTCTGCAAGGGCGGGCCGGTGAAGGTCGGGACGCTCTTCCACATCGCCAAGCAGTACGGGTTCAAGCTGCCCAAGCTGGCCGCCGATGGCACGACACCCCGGGCCGGGCGCCCTGCCCGCACCGCTGACGAGCTGGCCGCCGAACGGGCCGCCCGCGAGCGGCGTGACGCCGAGGAAGCCGAGGCGCTGCAGGCCGAACACCACGAGGCGGCGCAGCGCTGCCGGAAGCTGTGGGACAGCGCCAGCGAGACACCACCACCGGCCACCGGCTGCCCGTACCTCACCCGCAAGGGCGTGCAGGGCCACGGGTTGCGCTACCTGCGCGACGGCACGGCCCTGGTGCCCATGCGCGACACGGCGGGCGAGCTGTGGAGCCTGCAGCGCCTGCTACCCGCCGACCTGGTAGACCGCGAATCCGGCGAGGTGATCGGGAACAAGCTGTACGGGCCACCACCGCGCAAGGGCGGAAAGGACAAGGTGCGATCCCGCAAGACGGGCCTGTTCCACCTGGTCGGCACCATCGGCGAGCCGGCGCCCGGCGCGGCGCTGGTGATCCTGCTGGGCGAGGGCTACGCCACGGCCGCGACGCTGCACGAGGCGACCGGGCACCCCGTGGCCGTGTGCTTCGACGGCGGCAACCTGCGCCACATCGCCCAGGCGCTGCGGGCGCAGCATCCGACCGCGCTGCTGCTGGTCTGCGGCGACGACGACAAGCCGACCGAGGCACGCGGCAAGGGCAACCCCGGCCGCAAGGCTGCAGCCGCTGCCGCACGGGCCGCCAACGCCGGGCCGGTGCGGGTGTGCTTCCCCGAGCCACTGCCGGAAGGTGCCAGCGACTTCAACGACCTGGCTGCGCACGCCGGGCTTGAGGCCGTGGCGGCGCTGATCGGCACGGCTGTGCAGGCGCCTGCACACGCCGACGCTGCCCAGCCTGCCGCCGACGCGGGCGACACCAGCGCCAGCCACCCCGAAGGCGACCCCCTGCCCTGGTGCTCGGAAGATCCCGGCCCGACTGGTGACGACTGCCCGGACCCGATCCCGGGCGACCCCGGCCCGGCCGCCAGCGCCAGCGCGGGCGCCAAGCCCCGCAAGCCACGCGGCAAGGCCAGCACGGGCCGCAGCGCCAGCGCTGGGGATGCTGGCGCTGATGACGACACCAGCGCAGGCAAAGACTGGTTCCGCCTGGACGATGACGGCGTGTGGTACGTGCCCCGCGACTCCGAGGGCAACCGGAAGAAGCCGATTTGGCTGGCCGCCCCGCTGCACATCACGGCCATCAGCCGCGCCACGGACGGCAACGGCTGGGGGTTCCTGAGCGAGTTCACCGACCGCGACGGCCGCCTGAAGGTCTGGGCGATCCCGGCCGCAGCGCTGGGCGGCGACGGTGCGGAGTGGTTCGCCCGCCTGCGGGACATGGGCTTGCGCACCAGCACCACCAAGGGCGCCCGTGCGCTCCTGGCGCAGTACATCGACAGCCGCGAGGTAAGGGAGCGCATCACCAGCACCGACCGCACCGGCTGGCACGACGGCGGCGTGTTCGTGACCCCGAGCACCACCGTCGGCCCCGAGGGCGCGGGCCGGCTGTACGTGTTCCAGTCCGAAAGCAGCGTGGAGGACACGCTGGCTACCGGGGGCGACTTCGACGCCTGGCGCGACGGCGTGGCCCGGCGCTGCGCAGGGAACAGCCGCCTGTCGTTCGTGCTGTCGTGCGCCTTCGCGGCCCCGTTGTCGAACGCGCTGGGCGTGGCGACGGGCGGGTTCCACTTGCAGGGGGATTCCAGCCTCGGCAAGACCACTGCCCTACTCACGGCCGCGAGCGTGTGGGGGCCGCACAAGTTCAAGAAGCAGTGGCGCCAGACGGACAACGCCTTGGAGAGCGTGGCGGCGCAGCATTGCGACCTGCCGCTGATCCTGGACGAGATCGGGCAGGCAGACGGCCGCATCGTCGGTGAATGCGTCTACCTGCTGGGCAACGAGATGGAGAAGGGACGGGCGACCCGCGGCGGGCTGACCCGGAAGGTTCGCACCTGGCGCCTGCTGTTCCTGAGCAGCGGAGAGAAGAGCCTGAGCGACTACATGCGCGAGGCTGGCCGCAAGATCAACGAGGGGCAAGAGGTGCGCATGCCGTCGATCACGGCCGATGCCGGGGCCGGGCTGGGCATGCTGGAAGAGCTGCACGACCTGGACAACGGCCGCGACTTCTCCGACACGCTGCAGAAGGTCACGGCCGCCCACTACGGGCACGCGGGCCGCAAGTGGCTGCAGCACCTGGCCGACCACATGGGCGACATCGAGGGCGCAGCGGGCGAACTGGTCAACCAGTTCGAGACGCTGGCGGTTCCGCAGTACGCGCACCCGCAGGTGTGGCGGGTGGCCCGGCGCTTCGCCCTGGCCGCTGCAGCGGGCGAGCTGGCCACGCGGGCGGGCCTGACAGGCTGGGAAGCGGGCGAGGCGATCGAAGGGGCGCGGCGCTGCTTCTCCGACTGGCTGGCGGGGCGCGGGCACTCGGGCAGCGGGGAGAAGGTCGCGGCCGTGCTGCAGGTGCGGGGCTGGCTGGAAAAGAACGGGGACGCGCTGTTCACCTGGATGCACCGGGCCACCGACGACCACCGACCGAACACGGCGCTTCGGGCCGGGTTCAAACGCTGGGTGGACGACAAGGGCGAGCCGATCAAGCGCACCACCGCCGATGACTACTGCGACGCCCGGGCATCTGACGGTTCACGCACCGTGGACGATGAGGGCCTGTCCCTGGAGTACCTGGTACTCCCCGAGCAGTTCCGCACCGAGATGTGCAAGGGCCTGCGCCCTGACTTCGTGGCGCAGGTGCTGAAGGATGCCGGGTGCCTCAAGCACGAACGCGACCGGCTGACGAACAGTGCCCGCCTGCCGGGCATCGGGAAGACCAAGATCTTCCACATCCTGCCGTCGATCTTCTCCGTTGACGTGGAGGCGCTGGAATCATGA
- a CDS encoding spherulation-specific family 4 protein: MSAIPPSKSCSPRLQNALQQTRWLARRLAAAVGLALPMVASVAAQTATTGVGVISYWGSTDTALYDQLPASSLAVVNPDSGVFVAAGQTTTLVPDLLTWRTLSDRAASRGVQLLGYVPTGYFNHTCNVPGKCQTWERIEAQIAAYFAQMPSLGGIFFDEAAPSTWNCSVFVTEYQQLRALVAKYRPGAKIAFNAGVPDNCVVGGALAGETVVLFESSATDYTAQATQISNATAVARTKGVQTWHLVHSVSTRADMIKLVSSARQMQTNLVYITSIGGNWQAGENTWGSLPVYWASEVQQIQGVAPGLNWGSMTKKLANYSSYLCLRGTGTRLDQQSCASTTAWTLTVQTVSGLPYYQVRYGNKCAAQPSVGSTALTWATCSATAASQMWALRQSGSLLYFENRQSAQVLSMPGTTAGSTAIAENYSGAARQLFYFQ; encoded by the coding sequence ATGAGCGCCATCCCACCGTCGAAATCCTGTTCCCCGCGCCTGCAAAACGCCCTTCAACAAACCCGCTGGTTGGCTCGCCGATTGGCGGCCGCGGTCGGCCTTGCCTTGCCGATGGTCGCGTCGGTGGCCGCGCAGACGGCCACGACCGGCGTAGGGGTGATCAGCTACTGGGGAAGCACCGATACCGCGCTCTACGACCAGTTGCCGGCCAGCAGCCTGGCGGTTGTCAACCCGGATAGTGGCGTCTTCGTCGCGGCAGGCCAGACGACCACACTGGTGCCGGACCTGCTGACGTGGCGCACCCTGTCCGACCGCGCGGCCTCGCGTGGTGTGCAGCTGCTCGGCTACGTGCCGACGGGTTATTTCAACCACACCTGCAATGTCCCGGGCAAGTGCCAGACCTGGGAACGGATCGAAGCCCAGATCGCGGCCTACTTTGCCCAGATGCCGTCGCTCGGCGGCATCTTCTTCGACGAGGCCGCTCCCTCGACCTGGAATTGCAGCGTCTTCGTCACCGAATACCAGCAACTGCGTGCCCTGGTGGCCAAGTACCGCCCGGGCGCAAAAATCGCGTTCAACGCGGGTGTGCCGGACAACTGTGTCGTCGGCGGTGCCCTGGCTGGCGAGACGGTGGTGCTGTTCGAGAGCAGTGCCACCGACTACACCGCGCAAGCCACCCAGATCAGTAACGCCACTGCGGTGGCCCGCACCAAGGGTGTGCAGACCTGGCACCTTGTCCACAGCGTCTCGACGCGGGCCGACATGATCAAGTTGGTCAGCAGCGCGCGCCAGATGCAGACCAATCTGGTGTACATCACCAGCATCGGTGGCAACTGGCAGGCTGGGGAGAATACCTGGGGTTCGCTGCCGGTCTACTGGGCCAGCGAGGTCCAGCAAATCCAGGGCGTAGCCCCAGGTCTGAACTGGGGCAGCATGACCAAGAAGCTGGCCAACTACAGCAGCTACCTGTGCCTGCGTGGTACCGGCACCCGACTCGACCAACAGTCCTGTGCCAGCACCACGGCCTGGACCTTGACCGTGCAGACCGTTTCCGGGCTGCCGTATTACCAAGTGCGCTATGGCAACAAGTGTGCAGCACAGCCCTCTGTTGGCAGCACAGCGCTGACCTGGGCTACCTGCTCGGCTACCGCGGCCAGCCAGATGTGGGCCCTGAGGCAGTCTGGCAGCCTGCTCTACTTCGAGAACCGTCAGAGTGCCCAGGTGCTGTCGATGCCTGGCACCACCGCCGGTTCGACCGCCATCGCCGAGAACTACAGTGGCGCGGCACGCCAGTTGTTCTACTTCCAGTAA
- the upp gene encoding uracil phosphoribosyltransferase, protein MAPFFDDPTFLTRRAAMSSVHVVDHPLMQHKLTYVRSQDTTTDNFRRLVREIAAMLAYEVTRDLPTELIDIQTPVAAMRSPVISGKKLCLVSILRAGNGMLDGMIDLLPGARVGHIGLFRDPTTLEPIEYYLKLPEDIQERTVIVVDPMLATGNSAVAALHRLKEAGVTSLKMVCMIGSPEGVKALTEAHPDVSLTLAAIDDHLNDHGYIVPGLGDAGDRIFGTK, encoded by the coding sequence ATGGCACCGTTTTTTGACGATCCAACGTTTTTGACAAGGAGAGCCGCCATGTCTTCAGTCCATGTCGTGGACCACCCGCTGATGCAGCACAAGCTGACCTATGTGCGCAGCCAGGACACCACCACCGACAACTTCCGCCGCCTCGTGCGCGAGATTGCCGCGATGCTGGCCTACGAAGTCACGCGCGATCTGCCGACCGAGCTGATCGACATCCAGACGCCGGTGGCCGCGATGCGCTCGCCGGTGATCAGCGGCAAGAAGCTGTGCCTGGTGTCGATCCTGCGCGCGGGCAACGGGATGCTCGACGGCATGATCGACCTGCTGCCCGGCGCCCGCGTCGGCCACATCGGGCTGTTCCGCGACCCGACCACGCTGGAGCCGATCGAGTACTACCTGAAGCTGCCCGAGGACATCCAGGAGCGCACCGTCATCGTCGTCGACCCGATGCTGGCGACCGGCAACTCGGCGGTGGCGGCGCTGCACCGGCTGAAGGAGGCGGGGGTGACGAGCCTGAAGATGGTCTGCATGATCGGCTCGCCCGAGGGTGTGAAGGCGCTGACCGAGGCGCACCCGGACGTGTCGCTGACGCTGGCCGCGATCGACGATCACCTCAACGACCACGGCTACATCGTGCCCGGCCTGGGCGACGCGGGCGACCGGATCTTCGGCACGAAGTGA
- a CDS encoding IS5 family transposase → MITPRTKPSSFFPEEAADDLFVVQQRKAKLEGYVQTLAAMDELIDFAAMAAAVDKACPRADRSKGGRPPYPTEALVRMVFLQGLYNLSDEQCEHQVLDRMSFQRFCRLDGALNIPDARTLWNFRQRLAEGGLGGRAIFEALSQQLQRHGFIPRGGQIVDASIVQAPITQANARERDALNKGEAPEGWSKKRLAHTDRDARWTQKHGKSYYGYKLHGNVDARYKLIRQMKITAANADDGQQLPDVLQVANTRKRLLADRGYDSAANRQTLQQHGLADGIARRAKPGQTAKVRLKQRNKTINRTRARVEHVFAALSQQGGKCVRAMTLARNALAITLQCAAYNARRLVWLVKSAGPSAQPA, encoded by the coding sequence ATGATCACACCCCGCACCAAGCCATCGAGCTTCTTTCCTGAGGAGGCCGCGGACGACCTGTTCGTGGTGCAGCAGCGCAAGGCCAAGCTGGAGGGCTACGTACAGACGCTGGCGGCGATGGACGAACTGATCGACTTCGCAGCGATGGCCGCGGCGGTGGACAAGGCCTGCCCTCGCGCTGACCGCAGCAAGGGCGGACGCCCGCCGTACCCGACCGAGGCGCTGGTGCGCATGGTGTTCCTGCAAGGGCTGTACAACCTGTCGGACGAGCAGTGCGAGCACCAGGTGCTGGACAGGATGAGCTTCCAGCGGTTCTGCCGGCTGGACGGCGCGCTGAACATTCCGGACGCACGCACGCTGTGGAACTTCCGGCAGCGGCTGGCCGAAGGCGGGCTGGGAGGCCGGGCGATTTTCGAGGCGTTGAGCCAGCAGTTGCAGCGGCACGGCTTCATCCCGAGGGGCGGGCAGATCGTGGACGCCAGCATCGTGCAGGCGCCGATCACGCAGGCCAACGCCCGGGAGCGCGATGCGCTGAACAAGGGGGAGGCGCCCGAGGGCTGGAGCAAGAAGCGCCTGGCGCACACCGACCGGGACGCGCGCTGGACGCAAAAGCACGGCAAGTCGTACTACGGCTACAAGCTGCACGGCAACGTGGACGCACGCTACAAGCTGATCCGCCAGATGAAGATCACGGCGGCCAACGCCGACGACGGACAGCAACTGCCCGACGTGCTGCAGGTGGCGAACACGCGCAAGCGGCTGCTGGCCGACCGGGGCTACGACAGCGCGGCCAACCGTCAGACGCTGCAGCAGCACGGACTGGCCGACGGCATCGCGCGTCGCGCCAAGCCAGGGCAGACGGCCAAGGTTCGACTCAAGCAGCGCAACAAGACGATCAACCGCACGCGGGCGCGGGTCGAGCACGTGTTCGCGGCGCTGAGCCAGCAGGGCGGCAAGTGCGTGCGGGCGATGACGCTGGCGCGCAATGCGCTGGCGATCACGCTGCAGTGCGCGGCCTACAACGCGCGCAGGCTGGTGTGGCTGGTCAAGAGCGCAGGTCCGTCCGCACAGCCCGCGTGA